Within Eublepharis macularius isolate TG4126 chromosome 19, MPM_Emac_v1.0, whole genome shotgun sequence, the genomic segment agtgtaggccaagctacaagtgatgaatgacacttgaacggcaagtgtatttctccctgttcacttgccctccactcaatccacttgccgttcaagtgtcattcgtcatgtgtagcttggctctcagtcttcgtATACAGACCTAtatataaagtgctagtgcaaaatgATGATGGTATCACCTATGAACAATTAATACTTGTAAACTCCATCagttttcttagggccaagctacacatgacgaatgacacttgaacggcaagtggattgcgtggagggcaagtgaatagggagaaatacacttgccattcaagtgtcatttgtcatgtgtagcttggccctgagactctttTCCTTTAGCAGAGGGTGAAACCCTTGATGATCAAGCTAACCCCAGCCCTGCTTTAGTCCAGGTCAGCATCAAAGGGTTGCAAATGGAGGCATGCTACCTACCAACATGCAAAAAGCAACTGCGAATACAGGAAGACAGCGAAGTTCTGGACCTCTGATGTCACAGACACTTCGTGAAATGTCATCATGACATCAGTGACCTATAACAGACCTTCCAAGCTCTACAAGACTTTAAGAAGCAATCTCTCCCATAAAGAAAAGGCCGTATGAATGGCAGGATCCAACATGCAGTATACATgagccagtagcacctatcaAAATAAAGATACTTGCAAGGGAAAGACATCCAGCTGCTCttactcttagggccaagctacaagtgatggatgacacttgaacggcaagtgtaggccaagctacaagtgatgaatgacacttgaacggcaagtgtatttctccctgttcacttgccctccactcaatccacttgctgttcaagtgtcattcgtcacttgtagcttggccctgtattcctccctgttcacttgccctccacttgcgctccactcaatccacttgccattcaactgtcattcgtcacttgtagcttggccctcagttctgcTACAAAGGAAGCTCTAGACAATTCGTGAGTTGGAAAGCACCAAATATTCATTCAATCCACCCCCTTGCCGTAAGACTTGGCCCTCCAACCATCAGCTCAACCCACACATTGCAAATTGTGCCCCAGCAAGTGTAGAAAATCATTTATACTTGGGTGTAAGTATAAATGGCATGCAAGGCAAAGAGCTCCAGAGCAGCTCAAGGAAGCGAGCCATGTTACATATTTTCAGGAAAGCAATACACCCAACCTTCCAGAGTCATTGGTCAACATGTCCTGGAAGAAAATACTTCTCCAACTTCAAGTCTGGTCATTGGTCAGATACTGCACACCGTCTGAATCTTCTTCTCTTTGTTGTTTGGTTCAGCACAGATGTCTCTAATCCTTATTTCTATAAAGTGGTTGTGGGTTCCACAGGGACATGAAAAGGCCTCACTGTGAGGAAGGGCAAGATATTTCTGGGGTCGGGCATGACGCTGGTTGAATGACAAGTGGAGCGTCATTGTGGCCGCCTGCCCGGACCCCTGGATAGAAGTATGGCCGAAGGGTCCCTGTGAAAGAGTCTGTGAAGCTAAAGATGTGGGACCCGTTATCTGCATTATAGAAGGAGACCTCGCCTCCATCATAGTCCAAGAAGATGCCTATTGCACTAGGCCTCACCCTGAGCACCAGCTCCGTCAGGGGGGAAGTGAGAGCAGCGTACTCGTCTCCATTCCTCAGCCACACTGTCCAGAAACCCGTTGCAGGCGAGGGTGTGAAGATCCCCTGCCGACTCACAGATTCTCGGCACACACCGAGGGTCCAGCTGGACTTGCTCCCCACGTGGACTTCCCAGTAGTATCTTCCAGATGTGAACCGTTCCCGCCCCAGCAAGCAGGTGCACGTCTCAAAGCGCACCAAGCTCTTGGGCACATCTTGCCTCCGATCCCCGACTTGTACGCTCAGCAGATCTTCTGATAGGACCAGGTAGGGATTGGCTGATTCAGGGTCAAAGGTCACTGACGCTGCAGGCAGAAACACAATGCCGTCAAACCTCAAGCTCTGTTACTGCAGTCACACAGGAGCGCAGATTCCATCGAAATGTCGGAGATGACCCACtttccactttttttaaaaacagttatttTAATTTTCATATTGTGGCCTCAAAtgaatgcaaatcagttgcagttTATACTCTTGGCGGTTTTGCCCTTATTCCTTTAGCATGTACACTAATcattcttgccttgaaaatgccaccaggggtctccagaagtcagctatgacttgacggcatatTCGACCACCACCATATCACATAattgcatgaagctgccttatgagATGTTTTGCAATGCCGTCCTAAAGAGGTAcatcttctaagcccactgaattcaatggacttagaaaggtgtaactctttgTAGGGTGGCACtatattggtctatcaaggtccgtATTGTCTACTTAGATTGGCAACAGTTTTCCAGGGTCTCTGGTGGAGGttattcacatcacctactaactgATCCTcttaacaggagatgctggggattgaactgggtaccttctgcatgtcacggagatgctgtaccactcagggtcagaacacacgagacaaacttcacgtgaagagcatttgattggtcctgcaatctctgctgggaatggtagtctaaacctccccaccaccactgtcCGAGCGAAGAGGAATTTCTTACAAATAGCCACtgattgtctttcaaagagattctctcacagagactgattctctttcaaaaatccaatctgctggttttgcttcagctcagagatgggggtggggtgaggggaaaGCCGAGCTGCGATTCCCTGCCGGGAGGGACGAATTTCTCTCTTGCTTGCAAAACTCCTCTGCTTTTTTAATGTCTCTTGTTACGACGTTCCCCCACCAgcccccatcccaagttctcagaggatttttgaaagagagaaagagtgcatgtgtgtgtgtgtaactcccctgtccctccccagctgagaatcacattgagcggatggttttttaaactacaattcccagggatcattgcaggatccaacacttgcCCATGAGTATCCTGTGTTTTgatcctgagccacagctcttcccagGCAAGTGGTCAGCTGTTGCACAGGACCGTCTGctttaaaagttttgttttggCACTGGTTTCAGCTGtactttgagggccaagctacacatgacgaatgacacttgaacggcaagtggattgagtggagggcaagtgaacagggagaaatacacttgccgttcaagtgtcatttgtcatgtgtagcttggccctcagtcttgtaGTTCTTAGGGTTAGAAGAAGGATCAACATAAACTGAGTTCTGGAAAGTAAATGTGCACAAGCTTTGGATCCAAACTGGATGGCATGGCAAAGGCATATTTAAGCTTTCATCACATTGGTGTTGGTGCAAGGAGGAGGGGTGTGGGAAGGCCTTCAAGAATACTGCAGTCTTGGCTCTCTGTCAGTCCCATCACTTAATCTGGAATCAAAACCTCACCTGAATAATGATACCAATAGCTTGATTAAAGTCCACAGGCCTAAATGAAAGCCATCAATTGTGCATGAACCAGCCCTGAGAAGATACCATTCCCTTTGCCCCGTTCCTAGTATAATTTTGCATCATTTCCCAATTTACCTCTGTATCTTTGGAGCGACTCCATCAACCCAGGGACATCATACAAATCCGGTAGATCTATAGAAACGAGCTGTGGTTCTGGCAACGACACCTTTTCACTCCTAGAgagaacattattttttaaaaaaaatgttttactgtgttcatagtccacctttttcactgaaactcaagacgAGATGGGCCCGAacccaaatatgaaccaaagttcagcacaaatCAGGTCGGTTGATGATTCATGAACCGGcgattcatcagagcccatttctgacaaaccgccacaaaatTTACGccggttcatttttcggttcatctctgcagacagattggcaccaatcaatcagtttcctaggcaacgggagggatgggctttctgaagaccttctgctgacccggaagtgaaattttcatgaaccaaacgaaccggtttctGAACCAGGGcatgttcatgaaagttcatggttcattaaatGCGACATACCATGAACAGCACAGTTCATTTttctcagttcgtgcccatctcttctcaAGACAACCCACAAAAGCTAAAAATACCATTTTGTGGCCCCTTTAGACagcaatattaaaaaaaagaaataaacaatgTAATCTTATGCAACGTTCCTGCAGTCAGAGCCCACTGAAATAGTTGTCTTTGAGTACAGTTACTCTTCATCAAACTGCACTGTCAGAAAGATATATTTATACTGACCTGGCCAAGGTGTTTTTCACATCCtagaggaaggagggggaaaaaaagaaacagtttAAATGCCCAGTGCAATCCTGGTCAGGGAATTTACAGTTAGTGGACTCTATGAAGTGAAGTGAGTCTATCATGGTTCAGAAACCCAAAACACAGAAGTCTTtttactagagttgccaactccggtttgggaaattcctggagattttaagggCAAAAGATCaggagtttgaggaagggaaagagctcagcaggaatgtcgTGGCATTCTAGGAGTTGTGTTTCTCTGAGACtctgattttctccaggggaactgatctatgtagtcctTTGCAACAGGTAACCCTAGACAGTCTCACCTTGAGCAGAGAGGCAGCTGGCTGCTGGCATTTGAGTTCCATCTCAGAGATCAGGTCTTGCAGactggcacactgccccagcaTGAATGCCCAATTCGTTTGCAACTTCTTCAACGTGCCACGTTCTTCCTCTTCAAGCTCTCTCAGGAGCAACTGCTCTTCCTCATCTATTGCCTGGCGCCGTCTCTTGAACCCTGATACAATTAACGCTCTGCGTTGCTCCACTTTCTCCTATCAAAATAGAAAACAGCATCAGGCATCTGGCGGCTTCAACTGGCCTGCCCTCAGATATGATCCATTTGACCATCATTTAAATACATTGCCTGCCCCCCTCTAGAAAGAAAGCAATTCATTAAAGGATAAATATAAAATCTGATTACAAGTGAGATCCATTCAACAGCTAGAATAACTTCCTCAATCTTCATTCAACTTAATACTAGAGTTATGCCATGTCATTTGGCTGAGTGACTGGGCTAGTTTTAAACCAATTGAATTGGGCTGGTTTGGGATGTGCACCTGAGATTTGCTGATGGATTGATTTGTTCCAGGGCAGCCAACTGAGTGCAGAAAATCCCACCTGCCCTGAATATCAGTCTGGGCTGCAAAAATGAATAACTTAAGCTTTTCATGCTATGCAAATAAGCAATTTGTgactagagaggggcacaaaccaggaaaatggcagtttttgtcgttcatggtttgtcatgtttcataaaccacgaactggcatgaaaatGCTCgatttgcaaactggttcatttggttcgtgaatacgtcacttctggggcagcagaaggcctgcagaaagcccatcccccttgttgcctaggaaactgattaattggtgccaggctatctgcagtgatgaaccgaaaaacgaaaccaaacgaaccagcctaaaaatcatcaTGGCTCGtcatggtttgtcagaaatgccctctgacgaaccgccggtttgcaaaccaaaaaacagcccagtTCATAGCAAACTTCAGCTCGTatttcagtccgtgcccacctccaATTGTGACCTAATGTCTGTAGATCAGAAGCAGCTCCAGGATCCTGTTCTAAagccagatttgagtccagtgtccccctgaaaattttgttggtctccaaggagccactggactcaaatcctgctgttctactgcagaccaacaaggctgcGTACTTGAAATGCTCTAAAGCCAGTAATCCATGACTCATAGGGCATCCAGGAAATACTGGGATTGGCAAGGGGATTTCCTGACCCTACGGTCTGTAACAATGCCTGCAACTGTACACAGGGTAACTCTGTCCAATCCCCTTCCCTATCCTGTACTGCTATGCCCACATTCGTCTGCACTTGAATGCAAACAGAAGATCTAAAGGGCCCTTGAAATGGTTCAGATCATGAATGGCTTAGGGTGATGTTGAAACATTTGAATCAGTCACCCAGGCACAGGCCACAGACGTCTACTGAAAAGATTAAGCAAGAAACCCCAGTCATTGCAACTGGGTCATTTGCAAAGTTtgaaaataacaacagcaacaacaacattcgatttatataccacccttcaggatgacttaacacccactctgggccaagctacacatgacgaatgacacttgaacggcaagtggattgagtggagggcaagtgaacagggaggaatacacttgctgttcaagtgtcattcatcatgtgtagcttggccctcagagcagtttataaagtatgttatcattatctccacgacaacaaaataccctgtgaagtgggtgaatCCGGTCAAATTTGTGGGGCAGAGGCATGCACGCTTCTTTGaattcaaaatagaaaagagtccagaagcacctttaagactaacccactttactgtagcataagctttcgagaaccacagctctcttcgtcagatgcatctgatgaagagagaggtggctctcaaaagcttatgctgcagtaaagtgggttagtcttaaaggtgctactggactcttttctattttgctactgcagactaacacagctaactcctctggatctttgaattCAGGCATTAGTCCATTTCTTGTGTCAGGCCCATGCCAAGCCAGGACAAAACCAAGTgcagtctctccctctccctctaccAGCTCCTGTAGGCTTGTTTTGAGTATGGTTACAAACTTCGCCATGGGGCCCTGGCATTCTccaggaattaaaactgatcccCAGGTGACAGAGAacagttcctctgcagaaaatagatctagaggagttagccgtgttaatctgtagtagcaaaatagaaaagagtccaatggtacctttaagactaaccaactttactgtagcataagctttcgagaatcataactctcttcatcatctgatgaagagagctgtgattcccgaaagcttatgctacagtaaagctggttagtcttaaaggtgctactggactcttttctatcctgcagaaaatggcagcattggtCAGTAAATTCTATGGCATTTCACCCCTGCTAAgcttcctcctctcttcaaatttcgtcttccccaggcaccacccccaaatgtcTAGGACTTTCCTAATCCAGAGCTGACAATCCGTGTTTCAAGTCCCCCTGCATTCCACTCGAATCAAGAGGACTTAAACCAACTGATTGGGCAACTGTTGTTTTCCCCCAACTAACTGAGCAAATAGTTTCCCGCTGACTCAACCACGTTCCAAGTTAGCATGCGAGAAAACAGAGCCAGAGGCATCTGCAGAAAATGACACAGCGGCTTCGTGTATTACTCGGAACGAGGATCCCACTTGGGCATAAACAGACCTTAAAAGCCACCAGCTCAGAATTGCCCTCTTTATCTACTCTTATGCCCTTAGACAGTAGAGGCAGAAATTTAGCAGGGGGAGGCTTTCCTCACTATGCCTTCCTCTGCTGATCATTTGCTGAAGGCAAAGGACCAGGTTCAGTAGAAAAAACAGTTGTCAACTCTATACTCAACCACAACCGCCACCCCCAGTTGCAATAATTTCCTATGCGGTGGTCCAGGTTTGCAAAACTACAGAAAAGGGCAAGCTAGGATACCATGGTGacgaaagggaacctccacattttcAGAGACAGTAAAGCGCTATCATTTATTCAATAAACCACTGTGCCAGGAGGTAATATCATGGCAAGACCTCAGCCTCTATGTCCAGATGTTAACCCTCCGGAATAaccggttggccactgtgtgagacaggatgttgtACTAGAGGGACCACTCCAGAGTGCTATTCTAACTCTCATATGGTCAGACTTGTCACAAGGTGGCAGCAGAGGCTGGGAAACCAAGCTCTTTATGCAAAGTCCTTCATACCTAATATCCTGATGTCCttgcctggttcacacatgcagatgatgatgatagactgttgaggtggtagaatggattgTAGACTGGAGGGGGAGGATTCGGGAATACTCCTCTCATTGCCAGTTCCATGCAAGCAGAAAAGAGCTTTTCTGCCTGGTgagctagttttctatttgcatgttttctctttttaaaaaatacatattcaGAGCTGGAATCTGTCACCTGAAGTCTCAAGTGGCCCATTCCTCTCAGGCCTCTACCATGTCCtccaggggccaagctacacatgacgaatgacacttgaacagcaagtgtatttctccctgttcacttgccctccactcaatccacttgccgttcaagtgtcattcgtcatgtgtagcttggccccaggtttcattctcttgcatgtgtgaaccaggtatCCTCAAGAGAGGTGTGTCTGCACTCTCTCACGTCCCCAGGTACAACAATGAAGTCAAGCTTGGTGGAAGATCACGCCTGATATTTGCATTCCAAAGTCACTGCAAAATTCGAGAGGGATGTCTGATTCAAAGTGCCTTCATGAGCACACCAGACAAGCTACAACTACTCTTTGGGGCAACAGAAAGTAACACGTGCATGTTGTTGTTCACTCCtagatttgcatgtgccacaaaGAAGAATTGCCTTCATTCGCGAATGTCAAGCCGGGCCCTCCCTTCATTCTTAATAATGTTGCAATGCTGCTGTGATCTTTTTGTCCTTGCTTAGGGCGACTGGATTAAATCTTCTGTAATGACAAAAAGCATTTGTAGATGTTGGGATCAAATAGTTCACAATTtagccaacactgggaaaagtgAAAAGTATTTGAAAATAATATTAAGTTAAATTGTGAAGGGGATTtgtttcataacaacaacaacaacagcagcaacaacaacaacaacaataataattctatttatataccacccttctggacaacttaatgcccactcagagaggtttacaaagtatgttgttattatacctacaacaatcaccctgtgaggtgggtgggtctgagagagctctgagagagctgtgactgacccaaggtcacccagctggcttcatttatttaaaacatttctgaccTGTTTTTCCCCTATTTTTCATCTATGGGATGATTTAAACAATTGCATTAAAGAATAATCCTATAGATAGGACTATACAGGGATGGTATCTGGAATCTTTAGTGACCCTGGTGATAACTCTTATGGGGTCTTGCAGACCCCTGAAACTCAAAATTTTCTGAAGGTATAGGAATAACCCTGAATGATTTGGTATTCTGTATATAAAGCATCACATCAGCATAAAATAATGATTGCATTGTCAAATGAGTTTTCATGATAATTTCATCCAGTACCAAAAGACATACAATATTTCCCACTGTTCACTTGAGTAATTGACCCTCAGAGCTAAACcagacgagacaaattacacgaggatgctcaagtggagacacaatgttagctgggaagcatagtttgaattttacctctctacagagctgccaAGGATTGCCCTTCAGAgcgtttgttaataattgacagagcctactGAGGGCagggggcaaagaggaaattaacaaaccctctgaggagccatctttgccactctgtagagaggtgaaattgacaaaccctctgaggagcgatctatgCCAGCTTTGtagggagaggtgaaattcaaacaacgcttcccaactaacattgtgtctcccttcacttgagcatcctcatgtaattcatctcatgtggtttagctctcagtgcCCTTTTAATAAAATTCTTTAATCTGCATACACAAACAACATATGCATACGGAAACACTGCCCAAcaattctctccttttcctgtagAAGGAGGCATTGGGTATGAGGGTGCAAAGGCAAgttttacatttctacatttggGTTCCATCACCGACCCCCAAAGTTACGGATTGTTCTCTGTTTTTCAAGGGCTTAACCCTGTTATTTCAGCACCCTAACAATCCGCTTGCTGCTTGTTCCATGCTACGATTTCTGATCAGAGACATACCTTCCACTGGGCTGTTTTCTCTTCCTCTTGGGCTTCCAACTTGGTTGCTTCTCCCAGCACTTTCCTCAGAAAATCCACAGCTTCCTGAAGCTTCATCTACAGAGAAAGCACAAAGCTGTGATATCTATAGCTTCTGAGTAAAATGCTGAACAGGGGTGCTTTCGGGGGACTTGGTCTTTCTCCACGATGAACAGAGCCTACTCAAGCAGATGTTTTCTTATAGGtgtaataatgataacaataacaataacgataacgataatgaTAACGATAATGATGTTCtaattatatgccacttttcaggACTACTGAACACCCagtcaaagtggtttacaaagtgtgttaatattatcctcacaacaatcaccctgtgaggtggatggggctgagagagctctgagagagctgtgaccaacccaaggtcacccagctggcttcaagtggaggagtggggaatcaaactcagttctccagattggagtcctgccgctcttaaccactacaccaaactgttaacAAAGACATCTCTGCAGCCTACAGTAGCATGACAGAAACATCAATGAAGGGTTAACcatctatttatatattttacttcatttatactttgcctttctctccagtaggggcccaaagcagcttatatcctcctcctcttccccagtgaggtaggtgaggctgagcatgtgtgactggcccaaggtcacccagcaaacttccgtggcagagcagggattcaaaccagggtctcttagggccaagctacacatgacgaatgacacttgaacggcaagtggattgagtggagggcaagtgaacagggagaaatacacttgccgttcaagtgtcattcatcatgtgtagcttggccctcagatcctaggccaacactataaccactacaccagactggctctcttaccctgcccttcccccaaTGGGATTCTCAACCATTCAATAAATCAGCTCACAGCCTATTCTCTATTTGCAATCAGCACAGTTGGTCATTCTACAAACTGTTCATATGTATTCAAATAATTTACACTCATATGACTGCAAAAAAAGATGATTGGGCATGCATGACCACATATTGTGCTTTCCCACGCTTTATGCTTTCTACTGCCACCTTCTTTATGGTGTTTGCCACATTCCTTAAGTGGACAAAGCGTACAGTTAGAGACTTACTATTGCAAGGTGTCTCCCTGTATCCCTTATTGTTAATAGTAAAGGCAAGTGAACTGTCCAGATTTGGATAAAGTTGCACATGCatatgggaattgtagttcactCCTACATCCAGTAAATTATTGTTGCTAAAACTTATTTGATTAACGCTAGATGCATTTAACAGAGGCATCTTTTCCCACTGGATTCCTGAacggccttgacctggatagcccaggcaagcctgatctcgtcagatctcagaagctcagcagggtcgacattggttactaattggatgagagacctccaacaaagaccagggttgcagaggcaggccatggcaaaccacctctgtttgtctcttcccttgaaaacaccagcaggggtcgccctaagtcagctgtgactttgcGCACATTCCACCACCATGACAGACAAGAGAAGCTGAGgggcaagctacacatgacgaatgatacttgaacagcaagtgtatttctccctgctcacttgccctccactcaatccacttgccgttcaagtgtcattcgtcatgtgtagcttggccctgagtgtgagaAAGAGTCTCTGGCCTTGAAACTCCAACTAGGGGCTCGccacaagtcagctgtgactcaatGGCACTCTCCACCTTTCTTGGCCCATAACAACCGCATGAACCAATGTGTGTGAATAGGAAAGGCAAGCAATCTGTTCAGATTGGGAATACTACGCATAGGCACATTCTCACACTCCTTCATGAGAGTTCTAGTAATTTTTTTTCAGAGGAAGACTTCTCATTCCCTGGGTACCCATGGGATCCTTGTTGTGCATAAAGGCAAAAAGCTGCTCTGATTGTGTGTAAATGCACAGCATAAACACAATTCATTTGAGTTTCAACTGAGTGTCAAATGAGCACAATAAGTTTGAGTGTCAAACGTTCATGCTGAAGTTTGCATCATCACTGCCCAGAACGGCTTTCATGGCTCTCTCTTCTTCCATGcgatctttacaacaaccctgcgagaaaGATTAGGTCGGGAGAAAGTGACTGGCGCAAGATCACCCAAATCTCTGTATCTGTGTGCAATTGAACCCAGGTCTTACCAGTACCTGTTTTGACACTAATGACTTTGTGACAAAACTCCTTTTCATCAGTGTCAAAGGTAGGtccataagagagccagttttcCTAGGCAAAAtaccaaagagtccagtagcacctctaagactaacccactttattgtagcataagctttcgagagccacagcactcttcgtcagatgctacaatatgctacaataaagtgggttagtcttaaaggtgctactggactctttgctcttttgctactgcagactgacacggcgaactcctctggatctatgaccacagtTTCCCTAACGCCTTCCTTGGGAAGTATCACTTGTTTGGGATGAGATACTCCTTCCTAACACTTAAAGGCTAAAATATTATGAGATGGGGGAGCAAGGAAAAGGAGTCTCTCGTCCCCCTCAGCTAAAGCACTCAGCACTGTTTTTTAGTGTTGCCATCATGCTTGCTTCAAGAAGAGGAAATTGGGAAATGGAAGGAACTGAAGAAAGCATCATTTACGGGTGGAATTTTAGCAGTTGACCCATGCTCCAAGTAATACATGGTGATACAGTTTCTTACTCCAGAACAGATTTATCAATCTCCTGCGGGTGGGGAGCTGGAATTCTCCTAAAATTACAGCTAACCTCCATGAAGATGATgatagcaacagcagcagcagcagcacttatatactgttcttctagacagattagtgccttaccaaGAGCAGTggacaaattagtgttattattatccccacaatacagctggggagctgcagctgagagtcggagtggcttacccaaggccacctgctgagctcatggcagtagtgggatttgaaccagtagagtgctgattcgcagtcaAACCACTTAatcgctgtgctacagcagctctctatctCCCTTAAGATAGCTTAAGggaggtggccatgttggtctgcagtagagcagtg encodes:
- the LOC129346603 gene encoding E3 ubiquitin-protein ligase TRIM58-like, giving the protein MASSRDDPVERLQDEVSCSICLEYLRDPVTIDCGHNFCYACISNYCERGAASAMGAALCPQCRAGFLLSSSRPNKQLASIVEGIERLALRPGRSLSEGLCERHGKKLRLFCQDDGEPICLVCDKSREHRSHTVLPIEEAAHEYKMKLQEAVDFLRKVLGEATKLEAQEEEKTAQWKEKVEQRRALIVSGFKRRRQAIDEEEQLLLRELEEEERGTLKKLQTNWAFMLGQCASLQDLISEMELKCQQPAASLLKDVKNTLARSEKVSLPEPQLVSIDLPDLYDVPGLMESLQRYRASVTFDPESANPYLVLSEDLLSVQVGDRRQDVPKSLVRFETCTCLLGRERFTSGRYYWEVHVGSKSSWTLGVCRESVSRQGIFTPSPATGFWTVWLRNGDEYAALTSPLTELVLRVRPSAIGIFLDYDGGEVSFYNADNGSHIFSFTDSFTGTLRPYFYPGVRAGGHNDAPLVIQPASCPTPEISCPSSQ